aaatTTCTTATGTGTAAGCATCATGATATAGGTAAGGtacatgaataaaattattttgatattcctCCAAATCAAAATTATCTCTTAAGAAcacttaaatacatattaaaaatctaaaaaacctatatttgacatttttcagCCAATCTTCTTAATTTATTGACTAAATAATGTTTAGAATATTTCCAGATCTCAATCTGTAGAAAGCCTCGGAGAGCAAAttatagcagttttataaaattatatctgaTATTTATGTGAAACATTTTCATGTACCTTTTCCCATTTATCCATTGCAGTAATTTCATGAAGTAGACTGAAAAAGACATTGCTAATACCCCTGAAAGTCCCCTACATACAGTGATTTTTCTCTCACTGCTTACTTACACTATCATGTGAATAAAACCCAGCTAGCAGTCAAATCTGGAGCTAATATAAGTGAAGACTATCTGTGTTTGCCCTTTTCTTCTCTAGAGTAGATATCTTGGCAGAGTTCCATACCACTTAAAGGCTAGTCATTTTACTATACTCTTCAAATCGAActctatttttgtattgtttcacTATAATGAAGAAGAATATATTGATATTTGCAGAAGatattttaccttaaaaacatttttttaaaaaagaaaatttgtgccAGGTTATGGTGTAATTTTTCTGTAGAGtatgttataataaatattaccAAAGCAAAAGCAGTAATGagtatcaaataatatttttgcttaggaaatttttctaaattgacTGTTCAATTACAGTAGCTGTATAAGTAAAGAGACATTTGTTATTCTTCCCTTGTAATTGATAAGGgatatgaaaaataatacttaGAGCATCTTTCATTGTGAAtgtgctttgtatttttatgtacatCATTTGATTTAATCTCTACAGAAAGTCTGTGTCATATGGATGATTTTACCATActttacacataaggaaactgaaagtGGGAAAGGTAATAATCATACCTGGTTAGTTAACACATCCAGAATTCAAGAATATGTCCATCATACTTCGAATCCTAGGCTTTAAGAGAGCCTTGTTGCTTGTCACTTGCTACCTTCTATCTACGATGATTTTTGTAAGTAAGTGGGGATACATGTCACTCTACACACATATGACCATGAATAACACACATGCATCACTCcatactcttctttcttttttgatttataATCCTTTGGATATAAACCTACCtgtttttaaacaacaacaaaaaaattgttcAAACAAAATCTTGCCAAAAATTGTGAATCCTTATTTCAGAGCTGTGGAATTAGCTTTTGGTTGCCAACAAGCAAGATCTCTGTCATGTGTGAGAGAGGTTGGCTGGGAAGAAGGGCGAAAGCTGGCATTGGACATCCGGTGCCAATTCTGTGAACTGACTGCCACAGAGCAGTCTCTTGAGGTAGAAATGATGTTTATCAGAATTATCAAGGACATCCTGGCAGGCTGTTCAAACTCAAAGGACAGAGATGACCCAGTGGATCTAAATCAATGACCAAATTGATCAATAATGTATTTGGAAAGAGAAGGATATGTGTTTAGTAGACATGTGATCTTAGGAGATTTATTATATCAGAAAGCTTCGAACATTAACATGATAATTAAAGTAATGATTTATATGCAATTACTGCAAAAATAATTCTCTTGCTGATATGAAATGATTGAGTATGAACCACAGCTGtgtttttaaatgcatagttTGCCTTTTTGGTTGGTTGTCTCCTATTTACTGTGCTTcacacataatatttatttattgtacaaAATAGTACTCATTATAACCTATTGGTGGATAGCTATTTTGTTTGCCTTGGCAAATAAACTctgcttatataattttattaaactaCCATTTCATTGTCTGTAGTGTACCTTTATTTTATAAGATTCCATTGAATGAAATGTATGGTTATATTCATATagttaatattgatatattatagAGCTTAATTTATCAACTTGTGAAAGTTCCtgatttatttaatagaaatgcatgaatttatttttaaagtataatatctTTACAATAAATCAGTGAATTACAAGATATCACACAAGTTTTATAGTCTAACTTAGGCCTTCAGCAGCTAAATTCCCTGCCCATAAGTACGTATTTTGGAAAAAGTCTGCCTTTTGTTGTTGAGTGCTATGTTAACAAAAGCCATTATCACAGAGAAATTAACTCATATAGCTCTTTATATCAAAAGACTGATCTATTTTAGTTCACTTAGAAACTGATACATcataggaaaaaagtaaaaactggtTGCTAAATGTATAACGTTGTAGGCTTTGTTTccctgaaaagaaatatttttgtgttagatacaaacattttgggtCCTCTCAGGTTACTTTGATTACCATTTCCTTCCAGAGACACTAGTTTACCTCCTAGATTACAGTATCACTGCTGGTGCTCTTGGGAAGCTTTGACACCTGCTTTCGTTCAAGTCGAGACTCAAAGTCTAACTATGGCCAAATTGTGGATAATTAATGTTAGGTCTCAGACAGttaagctaggactacaggcattgctacatacacatacatggtTAATGAATATCAGCAAGAATCTGGGGACTAAGGTGGAAGATCTTGAGTAGAAGGTGGTAGactggagtgggggaggggcaactATTAGGGAGAATATTAGTCTGAATAGGTGAGAAATTCATTGACACAGGGTCACTCACCATGAGTCCCGAGGCAACATTTTAGGAATGACACCTCAAGCTGGTCTATATAGCGTTATTGTTCCTTAGAAGTTGGAGCTTGATGATATGCTAAagtaaaagtaatgaaaaaaaaacagaaatatctgGTAATATACAAAATAGGTTCTGAATGTTCATAATGATGCAGGTAGTTAGAAATGATATATTACATTGGATCCAAGAATCTACTATCTGACTATGTTCTCCGGGAGAATTCAGGGAACTTCCTTTACTCAGGAAGTAAGGGATACATTGATGAGTGGGCACAGACAGCTTTGAGAAGCTTCATAGTGACTGTGCTTTTATGGGTAAGAGCTGACAGTAGATTGACTCTGTTGTTCTATGTACATGGATGTTACCACTAAACTGTGCTGCCCAATATCAATGCACACGAATGAATCCTGGAACAACAGAATCTGTTTGCCAGCATTTAGCCTGTGGCCTATTATCCACCCCACTTGGCCCCCAAAGGAATGGTGCCAGACCCAGGATGGAGGCTCCATTTCTGATACTGTCTGGTTGCATACTTTAGAAGTGATGTATTCCATCAGCCATGTTGAGGGAACGTCCATATTGTGGACCCATACACACGTTGCTTCCATCTCTACCTCCATGGCCACTGCTACAGTCGGTCCATTCCATTATCACAGAAGTAGCCAAGAAAGGAGGCAGGTGGCCAGGATCTGCTGGCCAGGTCATCCTGTCCATATGATGGTAAAGTTACTTCTCTTTTTGGAATTCTTTCTGGAAAGCATTAACGTGATACATAGGATCTGTGTATTTTATGACCCCACTGAGAGATCCGTTTACATATGTTTTCTTCAGACTTTCTTGTCACTGGTTGCCCAGTTTTACCTCTTACAGACCTCTGACCAGCTGGcaaaactattattaataattttatagtgCTGCCTCTAAATCAATGTACTACATGCCACCGGTCTTACCACACAAGATAGATAACAAAGTGGACTTCTTTGGAAGTTCTGCCAAAACTGGGATAACTTCCTTCTCCTAAAGAACTTCATGATGATCTCTGTGTAGGGCTGTAATGAGGTAGAGTCCTCTTTTGGCTGGTACTAATGTATCAagtttaagtgaaataaattttctatcaACTAGGAACATTCATATTAGATTGCtatgtgaatgagaaataaactatTGTGTGAAGTTATCCTAGCAAATTTAGTTATGTACTTTTCTGGGTCaattatttataagaattttattattcttttaatagtcTCAGTATTGACTATTTATATCAGTATAAGAAGTTATactttcatatttcatttgttttgttattcttttgcATTGTCTCAGCTTTAGAGACTAGGTTTTCATTCTTTAGAATCATTTTTCCAGTTAAATAAAGATTCTTTTGGGacaattttgtattaaaaataacatttatctaagttacatatacaaattttaatgttAACAAATTCTTTAACAGCTTAATCCATGCATATGTATCTGTGATGAGtaagagttcaaaatgtttctgtTAAAGATACTacttatatttccatatatattaaattttttatttattatattctgaTGTTTTAGCAAACTGACCTTGAATGGCATACTTTGTTACAAGAAATCTATGGAACATAGtaataacaagaatttatattttaagagtattttGGTGAAGAAACTTTAGGAACAAATGGCTGATTGTTTTTCCAAGTAATATTTGAAAGTGTTGAGTTAATTCCACCTTTGATGATGTGACAATTTTAGAACAAGCACATACATTTTTTGATATCTCTTCCATCTAAAGATTATCTCAATTCCCCTTCTCTTGGATCATACTTATTGAATCTCCTTTACAAACAAAATGAGGTAGAAGTAATGTGTGTGACTTAAGAAGCCAGgttagaaaaggaaatagaactCCCATCTGTTTTTCTATCTCTTGGGATTCTGCTCTGGGGGCCATGAGTTAACATATATGAATCTAGCTCCCAGAAGGCACCAAGCTAAGATACCACATAGAGGTAAGGACCACACAACTACCAGATAAATGAGCAAATCTTCAGGTGATTCCATCCTCTGACCTTTTGTCTACCCCAGCTGATGCCAAGCAGAATAAAAATGAGTTACCCCAACAGAATCCTGCCCCTGACTACAGATTCACGAGCACAATCAATATTGTTGTTGCTCTGGTATTGTTAATGACAACAGATAATCATTAAAACCCTCAACAACTCTGCCAATATGAAATGATTGGCTTTCTTACTAAAGAAAAACAGGGTGAGAAGAGGAAGTCTCCAACCAGATACGAAATTGTCTAGAACAAGTTGTCCCAAGATCGGTTTTCTTGTGACTATAATTCGCTTGTAAATCAACttgaaaaaccttaaaaataataaattgcatTTTCCCAAAGCGAGCCAAAAACACATATACCTACAGAGAAACAAATACATCAACATTAAGCTGTAGAATGTTGTAGTTTGAGGCTAGCAAGTGTATCTATAAATCTCAGAGCTAGCTAAGCTGTATCGCAAAGCGGGGAATGGCCCATGCTGCTTCCAGTAAAAAAGATGCTGTCATTCACTTTGGATGAGCTTCAGTGAGATAACACATAATGAGGGGCAACAGCTGAGGAAGGGAAAGCCAAAGGGGAGGGGTTTTAAAATGGTTTTGATTTAATACAAGGCATGCACTATTAATAAAGAAGTTGAATGATACCTGTATGTTTTATAGGTTTATAAATTGGctgtagtaaaatattttacatcttaGATCACTAGGTATTGTTTCAGCTTATTATGGGAGATATCTATCTAGAGTTGACTGAATTGTATTAATCTGAACCTAGTTTAATGATGCCTTAACATTTTTATGGGGGAATTTAATGTTTGCAATATCCATGTTCCTTATTTGAAAGCGTGACTTATAGGTTTCTCATCTTCCTTAAATTATAAAATCCTTCAG
This Microcebus murinus isolate Inina chromosome 10, M.murinus_Inina_mat1.0, whole genome shotgun sequence DNA region includes the following protein-coding sequences:
- the RERGL gene encoding LOW QUALITY PROTEIN: ras-related and estrogen-regulated growth inhibitor-like protein (The sequence of the model RefSeq protein was modified relative to this genomic sequence to represent the inferred CDS: deleted 2 bases in 1 codon; substituted 1 base at 1 genomic stop codon), encoding MNRHIFVESIYNKHVYLEGKQLNLEICNPCSQAQKAIFSLTSEIHWADGFVIVFDISDRSLLAFARVLIYRTQESQTSHCKRAVELAFGCQQARSLSCVREVGWEEGRKLALDIRCQFCELTATEQSLEVEMMFIRIIKDILAGFKLKGQRXPSGSKSMTKLINNVFGKRRICV